The Petrotoga sp. 9PW.55.5.1 genome window below encodes:
- a CDS encoding class I SAM-dependent methyltransferase has translation MWVLIILLLLLLTYLILFWIIPFSLNGAIYDPSRKKDVEKMVEVAEIKGNEVSADLGSGDGRVVIAFAKKGIQAHGFEINPLLVLLSKINIRREGLKGKAFIHWKSFWKADLSRYDIITVFQVDFAMNKLEKKISKELKPGAKVISNQWTFPKWKHSKYEKGIYVYESENYPAS, from the coding sequence ATGTGGGTACTAATTATATTATTACTCTTACTACTAACTTATTTAATTTTGTTTTGGATAATTCCATTTTCACTAAATGGAGCAATATATGATCCAAGTAGAAAAAAAGATGTTGAAAAAATGGTAGAAGTTGCCGAAATAAAAGGAAATGAAGTATCAGCTGATTTAGGTTCTGGAGACGGAAGAGTGGTCATAGCTTTTGCAAAAAAAGGTATCCAAGCACATGGATTTGAAATCAACCCGTTATTAGTTTTGCTTTCAAAAATAAATATAAGAAGGGAAGGCTTAAAAGGAAAAGCTTTCATTCATTGGAAAAGTTTTTGGAAAGCAGACTTATCTAGGTATGATATAATCACCGTTTTTCAGGTTGATTTTGCTATGAACAAACTTGAAAAAAAAATATCCAAAGAACTAAAACCAGGCGCAAAGGTCATATCTAATCAATGGACATTCCCTAAATGGAAACATTCTAAATATGAAAAAGGCATTTATGTGTATGAATCTGAAAATTACCCTGCTTCATAA
- a CDS encoding Nif3-like dinuclear metal center hexameric protein, translating to MDIYEIERFLNSILKPDDYEDYCHNGIQIEGKRNVNKIALGVSFNLDFVDKALKEGAELLLVHHGIFGKDFFNLRGFLKKRVEKVIKNDLTLMGYHLPLDANLQLGNNISLISELGLIMTKREGIAFIGEYEKPLKFEEFENKLKDLFGDQPLTIYKNNDFVHKVGVVSGGGSSLLETLEGEIDTFVTGEVKEQTRNMAKEMGITFINAGHYATETFGVKNLGELIKQQFNIDTVFIDVYNNI from the coding sequence ATAGATATATACGAGATAGAAAGATTTTTGAATTCAATATTAAAACCTGATGATTACGAGGATTATTGTCATAACGGCATCCAAATAGAAGGAAAAAGAAACGTTAATAAAATCGCTTTAGGAGTTTCATTTAACCTTGATTTTGTTGACAAAGCTTTAAAAGAAGGAGCAGAACTTTTGTTAGTTCACCACGGAATATTTGGAAAGGATTTTTTTAATTTACGAGGATTTTTAAAAAAAAGAGTAGAAAAGGTTATCAAAAATGATTTAACGCTCATGGGGTACCATCTACCTTTAGATGCAAACTTGCAATTAGGGAATAATATTTCATTAATAAGTGAGTTAGGTCTAATAATGACAAAAAGAGAAGGAATCGCTTTTATTGGTGAATATGAAAAACCCCTAAAATTCGAAGAATTTGAAAATAAACTGAAAGATTTATTCGGCGATCAACCTTTAACGATTTATAAAAATAATGATTTTGTGCACAAAGTTGGAGTTGTATCTGGTGGAGGCTCTTCTTTATTGGAAACACTTGAAGGTGAGATAGATACTTTTGTAACAGGAGAGGTTAAAGAACAAACAAGAAATATGGCAAAAGAAATGGGAATAACCTTTATTAACGCCGGACACTATGCCACCGAAACTTTTGGAGTTAAAAACTTGGGAGAATTAATCAAACAACAATTTAACATAGACACAGTTTTTATAGACGTATATAATAATATTTAG
- a CDS encoding adenosine-specific kinase produces the protein MELKIDVVQMNIPEDSNIIVGQSHFIKTVEDIYEIIVTSNPSLKFGLAFNEASGPKLIRYDGNDEELIKVAIENAQKIGAGHCFVLIIKNGFPINIKNQLQNVQEVLNIFAATANPLQIVVGETKQGRGILGVIDGEPPLGIEKEEDRNKRKEFLREITKYKRW, from the coding sequence ATGGAACTAAAAATAGATGTTGTTCAGATGAATATACCTGAAGACAGCAATATCATAGTAGGGCAATCGCATTTTATAAAAACAGTTGAAGATATCTATGAAATAATAGTTACCTCAAACCCTTCTTTGAAGTTTGGTTTAGCTTTTAACGAAGCATCTGGACCAAAATTGATACGTTACGATGGAAATGACGAAGAATTGATAAAAGTAGCGATAGAAAACGCTCAAAAAATAGGGGCAGGGCACTGTTTTGTATTAATTATAAAAAATGGTTTCCCAATAAATATTAAAAATCAACTTCAAAATGTTCAAGAAGTTTTAAATATTTTTGCAGCAACTGCTAATCCTTTACAAATTGTAGTCGGAGAAACTAAGCAAGGAAGAGGCATTTTGGGGGTAATAGATGGAGAGCCACCTTTGGGTATTGAAAAAGAAGAAGACCGTAATAAAAGAAAAGAATTTTTAAGAGAAATCACCAAATACAAGAGGTGGTAA
- a CDS encoding YbhB/YbcL family Raf kinase inhibitor-like protein yields MSMKISSPAFKDNDFIPSKYTCEGRNINPALIIEGIPENAKTLALIMDDPDAPMGTFVHWVAWNIELADEIHEGIPKESTVNHPISLKQGLNTAEKTGYMGPCPPVGHGVHHYHFKLYALDTDLNLPENTKKEDLLKSMEGHIIEETELIGLYKRN; encoded by the coding sequence ATGAGCATGAAGATTTCTTCACCCGCATTTAAAGATAATGATTTTATACCTAGCAAATACACCTGCGAGGGAAGGAATATAAACCCAGCATTGATTATAGAAGGAATTCCAGAAAATGCTAAAACTCTAGCTCTAATAATGGATGATCCCGATGCTCCGATGGGAACTTTTGTACATTGGGTTGCTTGGAACATTGAATTAGCTGATGAAATTCACGAAGGTATACCAAAAGAATCAACTGTTAATCATCCTATTTCACTTAAACAAGGGCTAAATACTGCCGAAAAAACTGGATACATGGGACCTTGTCCTCCTGTTGGACATGGGGTTCATCATTACCATTTTAAATTATATGCCTTAGATACTGACCTTAACTTACCAGAAAATACCAAAAAAGAAGATTTGTTAAAATCGATGGAAGGGCATATTATAGAAGAAACTGAATTAATAGGATTGTATAAAAGGAATTAA
- a CDS encoding secondary thiamine-phosphate synthase enzyme YjbQ has protein sequence MKSYRKELWFHTTKRREFINITRLVEECLEESGVKEGLLLCNAMHITASVFINDDESGLHQDFETFLEKLAPEKPYNQYEHNTFEDNADAHLKRTIMGREVVVAITNGKLDFGPWEQIFYGEFDGRRRKRVLVKIIGE, from the coding sequence ATGAAATCTTACCGAAAAGAGTTGTGGTTTCATACAACAAAAAGAAGAGAGTTTATTAATATAACTCGTCTTGTTGAAGAATGTTTGGAGGAAAGTGGCGTAAAGGAAGGACTATTGTTATGTAATGCAATGCATATCACAGCAAGTGTCTTTATCAATGATGATGAAAGTGGATTACATCAAGATTTCGAGACTTTTTTAGAAAAATTAGCACCAGAAAAACCTTATAATCAGTACGAACATAATACCTTTGAAGATAATGCTGACGCACATTTAAAAAGAACGATTATGGGAAGAGAAGTAGTCGTTGCCATCACTAACGGAAAGTTGGATTTTGGTCCATGGGAGCAGATCTTCTACGGTGAGTTTGATGGTAGAAGAAGAAAAAGAGTTTTAGTCAAGATAATCGGAGAATAA
- a CDS encoding DUF2179 domain-containing protein yields MSFSALMDSNFFSLFIFPIIIFAMRLCDVSLMTIRIIFVSKGIKFWASVLGFFEITVWLIAISQVMNNLDNPLYALAYSLGFATGNYLGAVLEEKIAIGVNLLRVITNKDAQPLVDYLRKSGFGVTSIDAEGAKGPVKILYSVVRRKDLQKMINIVKEFNPNAFYSIEEVRGINKGIFPAQENNLIFANKFRRKGK; encoded by the coding sequence ATGTCCTTCTCAGCTTTGATGGATTCAAATTTTTTTTCTTTATTTATCTTCCCTATTATTATCTTTGCAATGAGGTTGTGTGATGTCAGTTTGATGACTATCAGAATCATCTTTGTTTCAAAAGGGATTAAGTTTTGGGCATCTGTTTTAGGGTTTTTTGAAATAACCGTTTGGCTTATCGCTATATCTCAAGTTATGAACAATCTAGACAATCCCCTTTACGCACTTGCTTATTCTTTAGGTTTTGCAACGGGTAATTACTTGGGAGCTGTTTTAGAAGAAAAAATAGCTATTGGTGTGAATCTTTTAAGGGTTATAACCAACAAAGATGCTCAACCTTTGGTGGATTATCTTAGAAAATCTGGTTTTGGGGTTACAAGCATAGATGCAGAAGGAGCAAAAGGACCTGTTAAGATTTTATACAGTGTTGTAAGGAGAAAAGACCTCCAAAAAATGATTAACATAGTAAAAGAATTTAACCCAAATGCTTTTTATTCCATAGAAGAAGTCCGTGGAATAAACAAAGGAATTTTTCCTGCTCAAGAAAATAATTTAATATTTGCCAACAAGTTTAGAAGAAAAGGAAAGTAA